In Candidatus Sysuiplasma acidicola, the sequence GCAGAATTCAACGATCATGAGCGGCAATCTGGAGGAGATAGTTTCACGTCTCAGGTCGGCACCAGGTCGCGACATCATCGTCGATGGCGGTCCTTCACTCGTCCAGGAGTTCATTCAGCGCGGTTTGGCCGACGACTACCTGATCGCGATTTGGCCAGTGCTCCTCGGGCGTGGGAAATCCTACTGGGGGGCCATGCTGAATCAGCAGACCCTGAAGCTGCTATCAGTCAAAACTCTGCCGTACGGTGAGTTGCTGCTTCATTATGAAACGGTGCGTTAAGTCAGGAGATTAGACGCCTCCTCCAGTGGCATTGAAGTAGCCATTGCCTCTGGCCAGAGTGCTGGAATGAGCTTTCGAACCTATTGACACTCACTGTCGACTTAACTCGATGGCGCTAACTACCGTATTCTTTATTGATGGGTTATCATATGTTATCATGTGATAACAAATGAAAACATCAGTAATAGGGATACGGATCGATGCGGCAACATCTTCCTTGATAGATCGCATAATCAAGTATAAACTGGCCAATTCAAAAGCAGATGCGATTAGATTCATCATGCTCAATGGAATGAAAGGAGCCACGGGCATCGTGGAAAGAAAGGAAGCGGCTGAAAAGATATTGAGTTCCTGGCACAAGAAGGGATTTCCCCGACTCCCAAAGGATCTTTCAAAGATGGCATTGAAGGAGAGGGAGTGATGGATTACATAGACACAAGTGTTGTCCTCTCACGCATCAACCCGAATGACGCAAACCATCCATCAGGAATGCGGCTAATCGAACAGTCTAGGGACATGGTGGTTTCCGCGATTACGCTTCTTGAGATGAAATCGGTATTTTCGAGAACCACAAAGCTGACAGAAGAGGAAATAGAAGCCTACCTGCGACATGTGGATGAGATTGGCATTGAAAGTAAGATTGCGAACTTTAACCGGGTTTTCACACGGGCATTAGAGATATCCTTCTGCTTGAAGATGAAAACACTCGACGTATTGCATTTGGCGGCATGTCTCGAAATAGGAGCTGAGGTCTTTGTCTCCCTCGATCAGGAGTTTGAATCACGGGCACGTGAAATCAGCAACCTGGGTATCACTGTCAGAACATCACGAGATATTGATTTGTGATTGCGAAAGTATACAGTAAGCCAGTCTACAGATACGACTTCGACTTTCAAGTTCCGGCGACGAATGCCAAGTGCGTAGAGCAGTAAGTCCCTTGCAGCAACGCTGTCCTTAAGATACTGGTCATCAGCAGCGGCAGTTCCTCGACCAGCCGTTTTGGAAGTCAACGAGTGTGGAAGTAATCAGAAAATGGAAAACATCTCATTGAATCGGTGGGGCGTCAGAGCAGTTGCCAGGTCGTTGTCTCACTGCATGCTTACAGGCGATGTTAATCGCCGCAACTTACGATTCTGTTTACAGCGTCTGGTAGAGGTTCATGACTATTGATCATGAACCCATGAAAAAGGTTTCAGGCATTGATTTAGTAAAATTCCATTTGCAAACGCAAAAATGGAATCTATAGCTTCTTGTGCCTCAATATTCCGATAGATGCCCCTATGGCTGCAATTGCAATTATTGCACCCGCGATCAGGTAAAGGTCCAAACTGCTGGATGACGAAGTGGGTGAGGTCGTTGTAGTCGTGCTGCTCCTGGAGAACGATACAGCGTGAGTTAAGGAAGAGCCGTTAGCTGTGAATGTTCCACTTGGTGCTTTGAATGCAGTGTCGGTTGTTCCTGCAACATACGCATATGTTCCATTCCCGAGGATGGTTGAGTAGGAGGTCGCTGTTATTGGACCGGATGATGCCATACCCGTTATGTTCACGAACCATGTCGAACCTGAAGGCAGTCCGGACTCCGTTATTGTAACCGTAAAAGTTGTAGTCGCAATATTGGACACCCCTGTGGGCGATGTTACATTGTCTGCATTAAGTGTAACATCTGACTGTGCCAGTGCTCTGCCGTTTAGTGTTGAGCCGGTGTTAATTGTTATTGCAGTCTGAGACAGAATAATGCCATAAATAGAAACGGTTGTCCCTATTGTGGCTCCTCCGGCTACCTGCCAGAAGATGTTCTTGGCCCGTGCTCCACCACTCAGTATTATGTGTGCGCCGTTAGCAACGGTTAATTTTCCAGATATCTGGAAAATCCAGACGGCACTTGAATTGCCGGCGAGAGTTGCACTCGTTGGTATTAAAAGCCCTGTAGACCATTTGTAGAGACCAGGTCCGAGTGTCATTCCACCGATGTTTCCTGCACCGAGGTTCACGTAGTTGGGATTGGTTCTTCCTGCTGCATTGGTGTAAGCGGTCATCATGTTATCGACTGATGTGGTTAACATTGACGGGGTTGGAGATGCGTAGTTGGATGCATACGCTTTACCGGTGACAACAGATGACGTGGAAAACTGACCGGTTGAGCTCATGATTAAGCCGAATCCGGTAATATATGTGGCAGCGGCCGGACTAACACCCAGATTTCCGACGATCTTTGTGGTTCCAGTTGTTGATATTCCTGTCTTGCCCAGAATGGCGAAATTGCCAGCTGTTCCAAGGTCGACGGATGCTATTGACGTGGAAGACGTCGAGAACATAACTGTTACATTCTGCGACGTGCCATTTACGGTTACAGTTCCTGAACTCGGAGAATTGGAGTAACCTGCGATGCCAGTGATGGTATAAGCGTAACTTCCGATTGCCATGTAAAAGTTAACATGACTCGTTGTTGACGAGTTTGACGAACCGTTAAGCGTTACAGACCAGGATGTTCCGCCTACAAGGCCGGTTTCAATGAAAGAAACAGTATACTTGGGGCTTACCGCATTAGTTGCGGAAGTGTTTCCAAATTGAGACAAATGTGTCTGGGCAGGGCTGTTGCTGGGAATCACCATACTCGCTGATATGAGAAAAGCAATAGTCATGAAGAGAACTATTGAGATTTTCACCTTCTTATTTTTCTTATTCATATTACTCACTTACAATCACGACAATTATTGACGCGATGGCGATACCACACTATATTGACTATATAAATAGATGTATTAAAAATATAGAATATCTGTTGAATATATAAACTATATACGCAATGACGTGACAGCCATACAGTTGATCAGGCCTTAATGCGATGAGACTCTATGAGACTCAATAATTGAGTTCACAAACACAAGGCAGGGCACGCATGCGCTCAATGAAGATTTCTGCGCTCATTCCCCGCAGCATAACGGACCGTCAAAGTACTCTTTCACCATCTGCACGGGTAACCCGTCCCCCGTGAATATTGATGAAACAGAGTAACACGGTGTTGCTACAGACACATTCGGCAGGCGCCCATCGGCAACGAGAAACTTCGTGCCGCAACACTACCCTGTCAGAACATCACGAGATATTGATTTGTAATTGCGAAAGAAGACAGTGGGCCATTGCGCAAACACGACTTCGGCTTAAAACTGGCGGGCGATAGACATGTGGCTCACAGACGAGCTGTTGACTGTGCGCTTAGTGCACAATGCAGAAAACGTCGTCTTCCCGGGAACACCAGGTTTCGACATCGCTGGACAGAGTGTTGCACCTCTCTGTCAATGTGAACTTCTGGGGAGAATCGTTCCGGTTGAGGGAGAAGAAGTCAGTATATTTCGGTGCAAAGGAGGAAGTGCGAGAAATTCGAACACGTGTCGTGAATGAGATAATTAGATTCTACACGATTTCAGCGCTTGGATTTTGAGCCTGCTTACCCCTTCTGTTGACCGGGTAGTCAGTCTAACCAGCCTGAGTAAGGCGGTT encodes:
- a CDS encoding DUF3494 domain-containing protein; the protein is MAIGSYAYTITGIAGYSNSPSSGTVTVNGTSQNVTVMFSTSSTSIASVDLGTAGNFAILGKTGISTTGTTKIVGNLGVSPAAATYITGFGLIMSSTGQFSTSSVVTGKAYASNYASPTPSMLTTSVDNMMTAYTNAAGRTNPNYVNLGAGNIGGMTLGPGLYKWSTGLLIPTSATLAGNSSAVWIFQISGKLTVANGAHIILSGGARAKNIFWQVAGGATIGTTVSIYGIILSQTAITINTGSTLNGRALAQSDVTLNADNVTSPTGVSNIATTTFTVTITESGLPSGSTWFVNITGMASSGPITATSYSTILGNGTYAYVAGTTDTAFKAPSGTFTANGSSLTHAVSFSRSSTTTTTSPTSSSSSLDLYLIAGAIIAIAAIGASIGILRHKKL
- a CDS encoding type II toxin-antitoxin system VapC family toxin, which gives rise to MDYIDTSVVLSRINPNDANHPSGMRLIEQSRDMVVSAITLLEMKSVFSRTTKLTEEEIEAYLRHVDEIGIESKIANFNRVFTRALEISFCLKMKTLDVLHLAACLEIGAEVFVSLDQEFESRAREISNLGITVRTSRDIDL